Below is a window of Synechococcus sp. RSCCF101 DNA.
GCCGGGGTGAGGGCTCTCAGCCCGAGGCGATCCCGCAGATCGGCCAGCGGCTCGCTCCAGTGCTCCTCCCAGCGCCAGCCGAGGAAGCCGGGGGCCCGCAGGCCGAGGTTGATGCCATCGGCGATCGCCTGCAGCAGCCGGCGGCGCTCTGCCGGTTCATCGGGAATGGCGCGGATCATCTTGGCCGCCATCAGCAGGCAGGTGGTGGGCGTGCAGGCCTGGGCGAAGGTGAAGGCGTTCATGCCGCACTCGCCCGCCTCGCTGGCATCGAACCCCAGCAGCACGTGCCAGATGTCGTGGGTGGCGCGCAGGCGATTCAGCACGTAGGCCAGATCGCTC
It encodes the following:
- a CDS encoding Coq4 family protein, giving the protein MDLSGFVRYMESPGDAADNASISRFFQERGVQAQMLEAVMGDDRVASLVAERYAPAPHETDVLLAMPEGSLGRAYARFLEVHHFNPHFFHGVEGESDLAYVLNRLRATHDIWHVLLGFDASEAGECGMNAFTFAQACTPTTCLLMAAKMIRAIPDEPAERRRLLQAIADGINLGLRAPGFLGWRWEEHWSEPLADLRDRLGLRALTPAMAD